In Pan troglodytes isolate AG18354 chromosome 20, NHGRI_mPanTro3-v2.0_pri, whole genome shotgun sequence, the genomic window ctgTGCACCTCATTCTGCACCCAGACCTTCAGCCTGCTTGCTCTGCTGTCCACTCAAAGACAGAGTTTCCTCCACTCACTCCCTTTGTTTCTCTGATCGCCCCTCACCTGCTCTCCACCCCATCCTGCTGTCTTGAGGTGACCGTGACCCTCAAGCCCCCAAATCCCATGGACACCTCCCAGCCCCAACTCATCTACCTCCCAGCAGCTCTCTGAATTTGTGACTACTCAGTCATTCCCAGTACCTCCTTTTTTCTTGGTTCCAGGACGTTGCCATTCCCTCGTCTCCTCTGACCTTCGTGTGCCCCCGTGTCTCTGCTGTTGGCTCCTCACTATGGGGAGATCCCCCATGGTCCTAGTCATTCCTCCCTCTTGCCTCTCTCCTGAGGTCACCTCCTTACCCAGGGCTCCAGCTTCTAAATTGACCATCAGTTCCCTCTAGAAGTGAGCTCTGAGTTTGCCTCTCCTGAGCTGGAGGTCATTGCTTCTCTCCTCTCGGGGAGGGGGTGGTCTCAGAAACacttccattccaatcggtttgaatCTGAACTCATGGCCCCCCTCCCTACACTGTCCCCCATTTTGGTCTAGTCCTTCAGTTTCCCAGACCCCACGCTTTGGGGTCTCCTgatgttctctttctctcatctGCACATCCTGTCCCTCAGCATGTCTGCTGGTGCTGCCTGGCACAATCTCTCCTCCGTCAATTCCTTCTCTGAGTCCTCCTGCCTCCCCTGGCTCCATCCCTTGCCACCTCTCTCCTGGACGCCTCCCACAGGCTCCTCCCTGGTCTCCCTGTTGCCGTGCCCAATCCTTTCCTCCACTCTCTCCTCAGCCCTGGACagactttttccttctttccttccttccttcctctttctttctttcttttctttctttctttttctttcttctttcttttctttctctttctttctttctttttctgtctaaaaaaggaaaccatttataaaaattacagaCAAAAGCACACAAATTACACTACAAATCCATTAGAGATACTATCAATTGGCTAACAGGCAAAAGTTTTGCCTACACAGTTTGAATAAATAGAGACAGAGATTGTtgacaaatttaagaaaatcgatGCAATCTCATAATCAATAAAGACAATTCCAgatgttactttttattttatttttttatttttttgagacagggtttcattgtgccgtccaggctggagtgcagtggcatgatctcagctcactgcaaactccatctcctgggttcaaatgatcctcctgcctcagcctccctagtagctgggactacaggcatgtaccaccatgcccggctaatttttgtatgtatatatatggtttttttcggagacagagtcttgctctgtcaccaaggctggagtgcagtggcatgatctcggctctctgcaacctctgccttccggattcaagtgattctcctgcctcagcctccggagtagctaggattacaggcgcctgccaccacacccagctatgtttttgtatttttagtagggacggggtttcactatgttggccaggctgatcttaactcctgacctcgtggctGTCCCGtggcggcctcccaaagtgctgggattacaagcttgagccaccactcctggccgctttatcttttagaaaatattttatttcatttttatgctaTACCTTTGTAATAGATCATAATATCTGGTAAATTGGATTTATCTTcttcaatcttttattttaattttatcttaacattttttttttgagagatgggatctcactttatagcccaggctggagtgcattggcatgatcatagctcactgcagcctcgaactcctgggcgcaagggatcctcacacctcagcctcctgagtagctgggaccacaggcatgcaccaccatgcctggtggatCTTTTATTCTTAAATTGACCTAGCTTTTGATGAACTTTAATTTTTCCAATTAGAATAAGATGGTTAAGTTCCTACAAAATAAAATGCTAGATTTTTTATTGAATTGCTTTGAATATGTTgattaatttagaaagaaatgagACTTTTATAATGTTAAGTCATCTCATTGTAGAGTGTTGAGGGGATTTTATTGAAACAATTTGGTAATCTTTATAGAGATTTTCCCCTCATCTTTGTTAGTATATTCTATtattaatttgagacagggtcttgctctgtcacccaggctggagtgcagtggcatgatctccgctcactgcaacctccacctcccagattcaagtgattcttgtgcctcagcctcttgagtagctgggattacaggtgcaagccaccacacccggctaatttttgtattgttaatagagacggagttttgctatgttggccagggtggtcttgaactcttgacctcaagtaatcaacccgcctcagctttccaaagtgctagaattacaggcataagccacagcacctggcctcatcatatatttttaaacattttttaaatgcaaataggtTAACACTTTTAAGGAGACCCTCTATATGTTGTGTTTTGCTTAGAAATGCTTCTAAAAATACCATATCAAGTTTTCTAATACTTTTGCGACTTTGGTTTTCTCATGCTTAAATCCTTGATTCTTCTGGAATTCATTTTGTTATCGGATTTAGGGTCAGAGGGAGGTTGGaattgcctttgcaaaaattataactgaggacataatgacagtgaaagagatcagacctaatcgactccatcttgcttgtaacctttaagctgtctttcttcattcctgggcataggctgaactaactttgggaaggaattcagttcttGGTTTGAGTCTGAAACCAAACTGATAATAGCCCTTGCCCGAAAACaccccctgtcttgataaatcggctctttctaggcagcgggcaaggtgaattCATTGGGCGGTTACAAGTTGGTTCGAGGGTCTCTCTGGACTGCAGGAGGGCTGTGTTTGCCCCCTGGATAATTGTTGGGTGTTACCTTAGGGATGACCTGGCCCAGTTGCCCTTCCTGACCATGTGCCTGAAGGAGAGCCTGCGGCTGCATTCCCCAGTCTCCAGGATCCACCGCTGCTGCCCCCAGGACGCGGTGCTCCCGGATGGCCGGGTCATCCCCAAAGGTGCCCACAGTTGGGCAGGCGGGGAGGGCTTTGGGCAGGGCGGAGGTCCCATCATGTGGTGGAGTCCTTGTCCTGACTGCACCTCCTCCCCGACAGGGAACACTTGCACCACCAGCATCTTTGGGATCCATCACAACCCTTCAGTCTGGCCGGACCCTGAGGTGCTACCCCTTCCCCCTTCTCCATCCCGGGGCCTGGTAGGGGGAGGAGTCTTTTCCCAGGGAAGCAGATACTCCCTCTCTACTCCACCCacatctgtactttttttttgttttgttttttgagacgaagttttgctcttgttgcccaggctggagtgcaatggagcgatctcggctcactgcaacctctgcctcccgggttcaagcgattctcctgcctcagcctccctagtagctgggattacaggcatgtgccaccacgcccggctaattttgtgttttcagcagagacggggtttctccatgttggtcaggttgatctcgaactcccaacctcaggagtttcgcccctcagcctcccaaagtgctgggattacaggcgtgagtcaccgtgcccggcttcaCATCTGTCTTATATGCGGGTGGCTGGGTGTCCTGAGACCCCCACCCAACAGCCCTAACTTGCCCACCCACCAGGTCTATGACCCCTTTCGCTTCGACCCAGAAAATCTCCAGAAGACATCACCTCTGGCTTTTATTCCCTTCTCAGCAGGGCCCAGGTGAGGCTAAGGGGCTTCTGAGGCGGGCATGGGGTGAGGGTGCCACAGGTGGAGGCAAGGTCTGACTTGTGGGGCCACGTGTTTCAGGGAGTCGAGGGTTTTAATAAGATCCCAGGAAAAGGGGGTGTGTGTCCTCAGACTTCCCCACTCCTACGTCTGCTGGTCTGGGGGCTGGAGTCTAAGCCAGGCTCGGAGGATATGCAAGCCCACATGGGGGTCCCAGGCACAGAgtccctctctctgcccctcaATCGGATCTGGGTGGGGTTGGGAGTCCCAGACGAGGTTCCCGGCGCGATGGGGCCGGGATGGGGGTCCTGGGCACAGTCAGagtccccaccccctcccccgggAACTGCATCGGCCAGACGTTCGCCATGGCTGAGATGAAGGTGGTCCTGGCGCTCACGCTGCTGCGCTTCCGCGTCCTGCCGGACCACGCGGAGCCCCGCAGGAAGTTGGAGCTGATCGTGCGCGCGGAGGATGGACTTTGGCTACGGGTGGAGCCCCTGAGCGCGGATCTGCAGTGACCCACCACTGTCAGGTCTCAGAGCCACCCGCGCCCTCCTCAGGCACCTTTGCAGATTCCGGGGAATCAATCTGTGCCTGAGTCCCACAGACAGCCAGCAGGGGGCGTCGGAGAACTGCAGGGATCCAGGGCCTGGCGAGGGTAAGGCGCAGTGTTTCTGAGCCAAGACCCTGACAGCCTCTCTGGTTGAGCACAGTGGCCCCGTGCTGAGGGCGGGTTGTCCCAGAGCGCAGGTGGGGACAGTATCCTGTGGGCGATAGGGAGCCATGGCGGGTGTTTGAGCAGGAGAGGGACCAGGGTTGAGGAGGCACCTATGGGGCAGGTTTGAGGCTCTGAGTCACTGAGGAAAACCAGAGCGGCACTACATCCCCGCCCCTCGATCTCAATTCTCATCTCCTAATACATccagttgttttttttcctctcaccTCAGGGTTCTTCACTGTTTTCATTGTTCTTAAACGACTGCACTTATTAAACAATAATAAGCCTGGTTGTTTTACAGTGTGTCTGATCATTGAAAGTACCTGTATTTATTACAGTGACTGTCATTTTTGTCATGGGGTCAGTGTTTCGGTTATCTTTGCCTGGTATTGGCTGCCATATTTgcatatttgaaataatattcgTAGGATTTAAAGAAGGCAgcgttctctctctcttttttttttttctgaaacagagagtcttgctctgtcacccaggctggagtgcagtggcaagatctcggttcactgcaacctctgctcctaggttcaagcgattcttctgcctcagcctcccaagtagctgggactacaggtgactgccgccacccccggctaattttttttttctttttttttgagacggaatctcactctgtcgccctcgctggagtgcagtggcgtgatctcggctcactgcaagttctgcttcccgggttcacgccattctcctgcctcagcctcccgagtagctgggactacaggcgcccgccaccacgcccggctaattttttgtatttttagtagagacggggtttcaccatgttggccaggctggcctcgaactcctgacctcaagtgatccgcctgccttggcctctgaaagtgctgggattaacaggcgtgagccactgtgctcagccagaaGAAGGCAGCTTTGTCTAGGGAGCAGTCTTTGGAGGACTGCTGGTTGAGGTTTATGTTCATGACCCTCTAGGCTTGTGGTGACCAAGGTCACCCAGGAGGTTTAAATTTAAGCTGAAATCACACTTgcaagctgttttatttttttctcactgagAGATGTAGCCCTTTGAGGTCTCCACATATGCAAGGAGGGGATTTTTACCATTTTCCCTCCTTGTATCACACCTaggcttagaattttttttttcctgcaatcaCAAAACCGTTAAAAGAGTTTCAAATTTTCCTAATTTGAGAAATGCCTTCAGAGAGaaggtataatttatattcaCTTTATCTCTAGGTTTCTGTTATTATTTGAATcatgtttttgtgatttttcactcttctttttttttaaaaattattttattttaagttctgggatacatgtgcaggacgtgcaggtttgttacataggtaaatgtgtgccatggtgatttgctgcaatGTGACTGCAGCAATGTGATTTGCTGCATGGTGATACctacccatcacctaggtattcagccccACATCCATTGGCtgtttgtcctgatgctctccctcctcctgcccccaccacaggccccagtgtgtgttgtacccctccctgtgtccatgtgttctcattgttcagctctcacttatcagtgagaacatgcagtgtttggttttctgttcctgtgttagtttgctgaggataatggcttccagctccatccatgtccctgcaaaggacctgGTCttgttactttttatggctgcataatactccgtggtgtatatgtaccacatttcctttaaccagtctatcactgatgggcatttgggttgattacatGTCTTCGCTATTGTTTCACTGTCTTTTcatgtcatttatttatatgaagAATTGAAGAAgcatctaccttttttttttttctttttttgagacagagtctcattccgttgcccaggctggagtgcagtggtgtgatctcggctcactgcaacctccacctcctggattcaagtgattctcctgcctcagcctcctgagtagctgggattccaggctcctgccaccatgcctggctaatttttgtatttttagtagagatggggtttcaccatgttggccaggctggtctcgaactcctgacctgaagtgatccacccaccccggcctcccaaagtgctggggctacaggcgtgagccaccgcacccagctgcatccagctttttaaaaatgctggaaTTTTGATCCAAATAACTTAGTTTGCTATTAATGGAAGCAACAAGTGTAAAACAGAATGTTAAATTGTCATGATCCAGTGATTGCTCCACTCTGGGATGCGTTAGAACTGATAATTGCTATTAAATTTATAGATTTCCACACCACACAAGCCCACGTCAAAATGTGAAGCAGAGTACTGCACATcaaggccgagtgcagtggctcattcctgtaatcccagcactttgggaggccgaggtgggtggatcacttcagatcaggagttggagaccagcccgaccaacatagcgaaaccccatctctgctaaaaatgcaaaaatttgctgggcatggtggcacgtgcctgtagttccagctacttgggaggctgaggcagtagaattgcttgaacctgggaggtggagattacagtgagctgagattataccactgcactccagcctgggcaacagagcgagactctatctcaaaaaaaaaaaaaaattaaaaaaagaactgcaCATCACCCAGAAATCCTGGACTTTGAGCTGGCTGGAGGGAGCAGATGGAATTTGGATTTGATTTGGCCTCTTGATTGATCTCTGTTTTCAGAACAGACCCCACGGTCATGTTCCAGCTCCTCTCACTCTGCTAATGTCTTTCATTACTGCCACCATCTGACTTGCACTTATGCAACCCAACTCTTCCCCTTCTGGAGCCACCTTCCTCTTGCTCCATTTCACTAAGATGTCCCAACGGGCCATGTTGCCCAACCCGGATAAAAGGTGGCCACTCACTTCCCCTTTCAGAAGCCTACTCTTGTCCGTTTCTCTCCACCATACCCTGCCCTCTGACTTAGGCCTGCTCTTACCTTTGGGGGATGCGGCCTCGGTGTGTTCATTTGTAAATGGCAAGATTGATGGGCCTGTTCACAAGGGCAGTGGGATGGTGAACATGACACACTAGTACAGAGCCTGGTGCAGAAGCTGCtcccaggtgggagccaccatccTGATGGACAGTTAGGGTCACCTCTGCTCCTCTGCAGGCTGCTGAGAAGGGAAGGTTCCTATGTATAGACCCTTTTCCATGAGAGGAACTGAAGCCCGGGTGGACCAGCCAGAACATGAAAGGATTTGGGGACCAGCCCTAGCGCATATCCTGAGGCCACACTGCTGCCCACAAACTGCCCTTGTGGAGCCCACTCCATATGACTCTCCATGGGCTGGAACCACTCTCAGGAAAAGAATACATTTTCTCTCAAGCCAAAACAGACCTCTCTGTTGGCAGACAGTGTGtcttctccctctgccctggAATGCACCCTTGGGGCTTGGAGATGTCCCTGATACAGAAGGAACAGGAGGAAGCAGAGCTTCCCTTTATCCATGCAGAATCTAGACACTGTTTACTGCTGAGGCTGCACCACCGCCAGAGGCGGCAGGCAGACCTGCGATCTTAGTCAGGGTTCTCCTTAGAATCAGAATCAATAGAATATATCTCTATCTATGTttgtatctatccatctatctagaAAGGGAGGTAGAGTGAATAGGGAATTTATTACAGAAATCGTCTCTTGTgattagggaggctgagaagttctaCAAGATGCTCTCTGTAAGCTGCAGAACTAGGGATGCCTGGTGGGGTAGTTGcatctgagtccaaaggcctgagaacctggagttctcatgtccaagggcaggagaagagggATGTCCCAGCTCCAGAACAGAGAGCAAATTCACTCTCTGCCTTTAGATCTATCCATGGAGTTGCAGCAAACTCCTTCAAAGAGTGACTTATCTTTGCAGAGtcaaaggttgttttttttttttttttttttttgtttgtttgtttttttggagacggagtcttgctctgtcaaccaggctggagtgcagtggcgcgatctcggctcactgcaagctctgcccagtgccgcgctctcggctcactgcaagctccgcctcctgggttcacaccattctcctgcctcagccttccgagcagctgggactacaggcgcccgccaccacgcccggctaattttttgtattttttcgtagagatggggtttcaccgtgttaaacaggatagtctcgatctcctaacctcgtgatccacccgcctcggcctcccaaagtgctgggattacaggcgtgagccaccgcggccggccagTCAAAGGTTTCTTTTCCCACTCCACCTAGGCTTTCAGCTTCCTCTAAGGGGAGTGATGGTTTATGAAAGAGAGAGTGAGTGGGGAGGCAGAGGGCCAGTGGGCCTCTAGGATTCTGCTACACCTGTGTATGTAATTCTAGAAACATTCTCAgggctgtgcgcagtggctcacacctgtaatccaagcactttgggaggccaaggcgggtggatcacgaggtcaggagttcgagaccagcccatccaacatggtgaaaccccatctctactaaaaaatacaaaaattagccaggcgtggtggtgcacgcctgtagtcccagctactcgggag contains:
- the LOC134809084 gene encoding cytochrome P450 4F12-like — translated: MAYGDWLPLTAQPSPALPRMSLLSLSWLGLGPVAASPRLLLLLFGASWLLARVLAWTYAFYDNCPRLRCFQQPPKRNCFWGHLSLDVAIPSSPLTFVCPRVSAVGSSLWGDPPWDDLAQLPFLTMCLKESLRLHSPVSRIHRCCPQDAVLPDGRVIPKGNTCTTSIFGIHHNPSVWPDPEVYDPFRFDPENLQKTSPLAFIPFSAGPRVPTPSPGNCIGQTFAMAEMKVVLALTLLRFRVLPDHAEPRRKLELIVRAEDGLWLRVEPLSADLQ